A part of Plasmodium sp. gorilla clade G2 genome assembly, chromosome: 8 genomic DNA contains:
- a CDS encoding histone acetyltransferase GCN5 gives MDYLIRNNEYCNILYDENELLRKRKINYEGGNYPYQINYWNNYNNEINISDDDMNREKVNNKFDNTYNNINNNIFYFPCKGVTDEPRLCYKKRNTYNENIKDNLEYDKNVNNHDYDNSKDISDNFMKNECGKMKKCGESTEENNDNDNNNNESNSNNNESNSNNNESNNNNNESNNNNNESNNNNENNNNNENNNNNNNNNNNNNNNNNNNNNNNNNNNNNNNNNNNNNNNNNNNNNNNNNNNDKNEDDENTTGKGKKTEVKKRAGRKRNDSTLYGNSNTMLKNSFLQNNKMIYNNMDHINDTNEQDKFLFEQRKMMMNNKMENMGPNMNMTNKNYFQSVNNMKLNVENNKNLIGLNANNINNYPNNINNINSNMNIPKNINLHSNKQMMFMNNNMNVHAKTNKLNDVARVNSINFNEENKMAVINDDTRMDNKMRDMMKSGGMDIHLKNEESLYMNNMYNMNSNNPNSIPRMSTMNIGKPMNNFNNMNMPINNINAYNNHMINSYNNMMITNNMNNINTINHMNNNNNNNSNSNFGQHVQALQFMNPNMNNDMNNNMNNNMNNNMNNNMNNNMNNNMNNNMNNNMNNSMNNNINNNINNNMNNNINNNINNNMNNNMNNNNNNILLNNNQSNAHIHMNNNMNLNPTGNNSFFNNSNKHLNMMTMSSKNKKNAILKNTGNNEFENIKRVHSNCSNSNKKSIKMSSNENNNTTTTVIKNIRVENIKFNESINLKNVDGLDLSTNFVNGKYISKLNNDEKIYNVVHSIVKDSLKDCLVDFYNNANYIFKDKLDFVCNSNTPTCNNLNDLEDNKKDQEDGDKHNYSLEKKDNEEHANNNSDNKLDGFELGINKTPENKEDQNGNDKIINDKIINDNIINDNIINDNIINDNIINDKIINDNIINDDINDDNKTNTPKPRTPKNEAKNVITSSLLSGFNIFSAFSNSNTPNSKKKKYDQEEEKEEKKKLEEEVEEENNKCKDKSDENENKSPQNEDNKNIINNNNENNVLDKQNNVQESIDKLENIDTDSNIKRDVLNNNVEDNEEDREYILVEITKSICSIINLQQLMPVNTRLANPNLIYDPNYETIYSKWKTFLRKEQSSGNLISNCFSRDFLHTVLLCNYVTIIEDLRKTAVKKKLKYFFLHLCLESGISINVALMLFINATKQSDKLQSLLPSETGLGYLHRDAGGAKEENMGIITFECITNDREPDHLIKLITLKNIFSRQLPKMPREYIVRLVFDRNHYTFCLLKKNTVIGGVCFRPYFEQKFAEIAFLAVTSTEQVKGYGTRLMNHLKEHVKKFGIEYFLTYADNFAIGYFRKQGFSQKISMPKERWFGYIKDYDGGTLMECYIFPNINYLRLSEMLYEQKKTVKKAIHFIKPQVIYKGINYFADNKGAALHPSTIPGLLEVGWKKETREITKKVQHKEVQLKDQILAVLDHLEKQQSAWPFLKPVSLSEAPDYYDIIKEPTDILTMRRKARHGDYKTKEDFGIELKRMFDNCRLYNAPTTIYFKYANELQTLIWPKYEAITDTAK, from the exons atggATTATTTGATTAGGAATAATGaatattgtaatattttatatgatgaaaatgaattattaaggaaaagaaaaataaattatgaagGTGGGAATTATCCTTATCAAATTAATTATtggaataattataataatgaaataaatatcagtgatgatgatatgaatagggaaaaagtaaataataaatttgataatacttataataatattaataataatatcttttattttccttGTAAAGGGGTCACAGACGAACCTAGATtgtgttataaaaaaagaaatacttacaatgaaaatattaaggATAACTTAGAATATGATAAGAATGTAAATAATCATGACTATGATAACAGTAAAGATATATCAGACAATTTTATGAAGAATGAGTGTGGTAAGATGAAAAAATGTGGAGAAAGTACTGAGGAGaacaatgataatgataataataacaatgagagtaatagtaataataatgagagtaatagtaataataatgagagtaataataataataatgagagtaataataataataatgagagtaataataataatgagaataataataataatgagaataataacaataataacaacaataacaataataataacaacaataataacaacaataataacaacaataataacaacaataataacaacaataataacaacaacaataataataacaataataataacaacaacaataataacaataataatgataagaatgaagatgatgaaaatacTACTGGGAAAGGGAAAAAAACAGAAGTGAAAAAACGTGCAGGcagaaaaagaaatgattCCACATTGTATGGCAATAGTAATACAATGTTAAAAAATAgctttttacaaaataataaaatgatatataataatatggatcatataaatgataCTAATGAACaagataaatttttatttgaacaaagaaaaatgatgatgaataataaaatggaaaatatGGGCCCCAATATGAATAtgacaaataaaaattattttcaaagTGTAAATAACATGAAATTGAatgtagaaaataataaaaatcttATAGGTTTAAatgcaaataatataaataattatccaaataatataaataatattaatagtaatatgaatataccaaaaaatataaaccttcattcaaacaaacaaatgatgtttatgaataataatatgaatgtacatgcaaaaacaaataaattaaatgatgTAGCTAGAGTGAAtagtataaattttaatgaagaaaataaaatggctgttataaatgatgatacgCGAATGGATAATAAAATGAGAGATATGATGAAAAGTGGTGGGATGgatatacatttaaaaaatgaagaatctttatatatgaataatatgtataatatgaatagtaaTAATCCAAATAGTATACCTAGAATGAGTACAATGAATATTGGAAAACCtatgaataattttaataatatgaatatgcctataaataatataaatgctTATAACAATCACATGATTAATtcgtataataatatgatgattacaaataatatgaacaatataaataCCATAAATCatatgaacaataataataataataatagtaatagtaatttTGGGCAACATGTTCAGGCACTACAATTTATGAATCCTAATATGAATAACGACATGaacaataatatgaataataatatgaataataatatgaataataatatgaataataatatgaataataatatgaataataatatgaataataatatgaataatagtatgaataataatataaataataatataaataataatatgaataataatataaataataatataaataataatatgaataataatatgaataataataataataatatcctTTTGAATAATAACCAGAGTAATGCACatattcatatgaataaCAACATGAATTTAAATCCCACTggaaataattcattttttaataattcaaataaacATCTCAATATGATGACTATGAgctcaaaaaataaaaaaaacgcTATATTAAAGAATACAGGTAATAACgaatttgaaaatataaaaagagtTCATTCAAACTGCTctaatagtaataaaaaatcaaTTAAAATGAGTAgcaatgaaaataataatacaacaacaactgttataaaaaatataagagtTGAGAATATAAAGTTTAATGAAAGTATTAATTTGAAAAATGTAGATGGCTTAGATCTAAGTACTAATTTTGTTAATGGGAAATATATATccaaattaaataatgatgagaaaatatataatgtagtACATTCTATTGTAAAAGATTCTCTCAAGGATTGTTTAGttgatttttataataatgcaaattatatttttaaagataAATTAGATTTTGTATGTAATAGTAATACACCCACatgtaataatttaaatgatttaGAGGACAACAAAAAGGATCAGGAGGATGGAGATAAACATAATTATTCACTTGAAAAGAAAGATAATGAAGAACatgcaaataataattctgaTAATAAACTTGATGGTTTTGAATTaggtataaataaaacacCAGAAAATAAGGAAGATCAAAATGGAAAtgacaaaataataaatgacaaaataataaatgataatataataaatgataatataataaatgataatataataaatgataatataataaatgacaaaataataaatgataatataataaatgatgatataaatgatgataataaaacgAATACACCCAAACCAAGAACACCTAAAAATGAAGctaaaaatgttataacCTCTTCCTTATTGTCAggctttaatatatttagtgcctttagtaatagtaatacaCCTAactcgaaaaaaaaaaaatatgatcaaGAGGaagaaaaggaagaaaaaaaaaaattagaagaagaagtagaagaagaaaataataaatgtaaagATAAAAGTGATGAGAATGAAAATAAGTCTCCtcaaaatgaagataataaaaatattatcaataataataatgaaaataatgttttagacaaacaaaataatgtACAAGAATCTATAGATAAGTTAGAAAATATTGATACAGATAGTAATATTAAGAGAGATGtactaaataataatgtagaagataatgaagaagataGAGAATATATTTTAGTAGAAATTACAAAAAGTATATGTTCCATAATCAATTTACAACAATTAATGCCTGTTAATACAAGGTTAGCTAACCCTAATCTGATATATGATCCAAATTATGAAACCATATATTCTAAATGGAAAACATTTTTAAGAAAAGAGCAATCAAGTGGAAATTTAATTAGTAACTGTTTTTCAAGAGATTTCTTACATACTGTTTTGTTATGTAATTATGTTACTATAATTGAGGATTTAAGAAAAACAGCTGTTAAGAAAAAGTTGAAATATTTCTTCTTACACTTATGTTTGGAATCTGGAATATCGATTAACGTAGCATTGATGTTGTTTATAAATGCAACTAAGCAGAGTGATAAGTTACAG TCTTTACTACCTTCCGAAACTGGATTAGGATATTTACACAGAGATGCAGGTGGAGCAAAAGAAGAGAATATGGGTATTATAACATTTGAATGTATAACGAACGATAGGGAACCAgatcatttaataaaattaataactttgaaaaatattttctcaaGACAGTTACCAAAAATGCCAAGAGAATATATAGTAAGGCTTGTATTTGATAGGAATCATTATACCTTttgtttattaaaaaaaaatacagtTATAGGTGGAGTATGTTTCAGGCCATATTTTGAACAAAAATTTGCGGAAATTGCATTTTTAGCTGTTACTTCAACAGAGCAGGTTAAAGGATATGGTACAAGATTAATGAATCATTTGAAGGAGCATGTAAAGAAGTTTGGTATTGAATATTTCTTAACCTATGCAG ACAACTTTGCCATAGGATATTTTAGAAAACAAGGATTTTCACAAAAAATTTCTATGCCAAAAGAAAGATGGTTTGGATATATTAAAGATTATGATGGTGGTACATTAATGGAATGTTATATTTTCCCAAACATCAATTATTTGAGACTTTCGGAAATGttatatgaacaaaaaaaaacagtaAAGAAAgctatacattttataaaacctcaagttatatataaaggtattaattattttgcTGATAATAAAGGAGCTGCTTTACATCCAAGTACTATTCCTGGATTATTAGAAGTTGGAtggaaaaaagaaacaagGGAAATAACTAAAAAGGTTCAACATAAAGAAGTTCAATTGAAAGATCAAATCTTAGCTGTTCTTGATCATTTAGAAAAACAACAATCCGCATGGCCATTTCTTAAGCCAGTTAGTCTTTCAGAAGCTCctgattattatgatattataaaagaacCAACAGATATTTTAACCATGAGAAGAAAGGCCAgacat gGGGATTATAAAACCAAGGAAGATTTTGGTATTGAGCTTAAGAGAATGTTTGATAATTGTCGTTTATATAATGCTCCAACAACTATTTATTTCAAATATGCAAATGAACTACAAACACTTATATGGCCTAAATATGAAGCCATAACTGATACAGCAAAATAG
- a CDS encoding alpha/beta hydrolase, putative, with amino-acid sequence MFHLYELLMFFLRHPRDEYDEEFLGPIFMHFYDKNYYRKDIIIKNRRGEKLKCSFFTPFNYNENTPCVIYTHSASSCQLEVLDILHILLLCDCSIFSYDCSGCGLSDGYYSTKGWNESQDLYLILNHLHNVEKIKNFVLWGKYSGAVTSIIAAALYGNIKLLILDSPYVSLIELYKTTFHLNAKKKGEIFFKNVCLYLVRKQIKKKFHYDINNVCPIFFIEDITIPTIYIISKNDKIVHPVHSLYFAYKQQKAYKIFFISESSTQTYENFSYENKLTIAIKTILYGYSINSTEFKKVFDVYAYWKLFYSLKDKYENEFDFIDKLITKKLNQKNKIIKNVKKFILFKYESKSSLNSSTQSTMDSIREFNTNDKEYSQDKLFAENKCENYNINQYKHSGNISECLFSDIDIMTVDRNVTTNTFKDKLLNNLHNFNQTYGNIEEQQKESELLHMQSARSSLKSKKNTYKKSLTWDSKLQSSITYFKEDCPFQLLKND; translated from the exons ATGTTTCATTTATACGAACTgttaatgttttttttaagacATCCCAGGGATGAATATGATGAAGAATTTTTAGGTCCTATATTTATGcatttttatgataaaaattattataggaaagatataattataaaaaatcgAAGAGGAGAGAAATTAAAATGTTCTTTTTTCACaccttttaattataatgagAATACACCTTgtgttatatatacacattctGCAAGTAGTTGTCAATTAGAAGTTTTGGATATACtacatattcttttattatgtGACTGTTCTATATTTTCCTATGATTGTTCAGGTTGTGGTTTATCAGATGGATATTATTCGACTAAGGGTTGGAATGAATCTCAAGATTTATATTTGATATTAAATCATTTACATAATGtagaaaagataaaaaattttgttttatgGGGAAAATATTCCGGTGCTGTAACTTCAATAATAGCAGCAGCCTTGtatggaaatataaaattgttg ATTCTGGACTCACCATATGTATCTTTaattgaattatataaaacaacaTTTCACTTGAACGCTAAGAAAAAAGGAgagatattttttaaaaatgtctgtttatatttagtaaggaaacaaattaaaaagaagttccattatgatataaataatgtgtgcccaatattttttattgaagATATTACAATACCTACAATTTACATTATTTCAAAAAACGATAAAATAGTACATCCTGttcattctttatattttgcatataaacaacaaaaagcatataaaattttttttatatcagaATCTTCAACTCAaacatatgaaaatttttcttatgaaaataaattaactATAGCTATTAAAACCATATTATATGGATATTCTATTAATAGTACAGAATTTAAAAAGGTCTTTGATGTATATGCTTATtggaaattattttatagttTGAAAGATAAGTATGAAAATGAATTTGATTTTATTGATAaattaataacaaaaaaattaaatcaaaaaaataaaattattaaaaatgttaaaaaGTTTATTCTATTCAAATATGAATCTAAGTCTTCTTTAAACTCATCAAC CCAGTCAACTATGGATTCCATTCGAGAATTCAATAcga aTGATAAGGAATATTCTCAAGACAAATTATTCGCAGAAAATAAATGTGAAAACTATAATATTAACCAATATAAGCATTCCGGAAATATTAGTGAATGCTTATTTTCTGATATCGATATTATGACAGTTGATCGTAACGTTACCACCAATACTTTTAAAGATAAACTTTTGAATAATTTACATAACTTTAATCAAACATATGGAAATATTGAAGAACAACAAAAAGAATCGGAATTATTACACATGCAAAGCGCAAGAAGTTCTTTAAAATCaa agaaaaatacatataaaaaatcttTAACATGGGATAGCAAACTTCAAAGTTCCATTACTTATTTCAAAGAAGATTGTCCATTTCAATTGTTAAAGAAtgattaa